A genomic region of Chitinimonas arctica contains the following coding sequences:
- a CDS encoding PilZ domain-containing protein — protein MSRNKRINRRIPLACPARIRTLDLGPSYYGTCIDLSVGGLTVHSDFVPRPGEILEVTVMPPRTNGLPSQPMTARVKVRRCHELEAGLRYEIGLEIVQILE, from the coding sequence GTGAGCCGTAACAAGCGCATCAACCGCCGTATCCCGCTGGCTTGCCCGGCGCGTATACGCACCCTTGATCTTGGCCCCAGCTACTACGGCACCTGCATCGATCTCTCGGTGGGAGGGCTGACCGTGCACAGCGATTTCGTCCCTAGGCCCGGCGAAATCCTGGAAGTCACGGTCATGCCGCCGCGCACCAACGGCCTACCGTCGCAACCGATGACTGCCAGGGTCAAGGTACGTCGCTGCCACGAGCTGGAAGCGGGCCTGCGCTATGAGATCGGCTTGGAGATCGTGCAGATACTGGAGTAA
- a CDS encoding NHL domain-containing protein — MKKSIAAYISLVPLVALISACGGGDKSHPAPSAKYTLGGTVSGLSATGLILSNGQDIITIPPNVSSFSFPGQLQAGENYEVKVVGQPAGFTEVCTLRDAAGKMGAANISNIAVSCHAAVLGITTFAGPPIHGTPGDQDGIGFQARFTSPTGLGLDSLGNLYVASGNAVRKISPASVVTTFASGVKRNNDVSSPRNESEFSPFGLVVDALDNVYVSDGSRIRKITPAGVMSTLAGNLKDGRNDGTGESASFYNPEGLAVDATGNVYVADTANHLIRKITPAGVVTTLAGSGSVGKEDGVGVAASFRNPSGLVVDAEGNLLVADRFNNAIRKITPSGVVSTLAGINGGPQSRAGATPNFVEPMSLTIDNAGNIYVLDNGVGYIQKIATNGMVTALFSNTTILLTDPVTGAPDWFEKPRHLVANRYGDLFVADTLKHRIQQVGAQ; from the coding sequence ATGAAAAAGAGTATTGCCGCTTACATCAGCCTCGTCCCCTTGGTCGCCTTGATCTCCGCGTGTGGTGGCGGGGATAAATCACACCCGGCGCCCAGTGCTAAATATACCCTGGGCGGTACGGTCAGCGGTCTATCTGCTACGGGCCTTATTCTGTCGAATGGCCAAGACATCATCACGATACCGCCGAACGTAAGTAGTTTTTCCTTTCCCGGTCAATTACAGGCCGGAGAAAACTATGAGGTGAAGGTCGTCGGACAGCCGGCAGGCTTTACGGAAGTTTGCACACTACGAGATGCCGCCGGCAAGATGGGGGCGGCCAACATTTCAAACATTGCTGTATCGTGCCATGCTGCGGTTCTTGGCATCACCACCTTTGCCGGGCCTCCAATTCACGGCACCCCAGGAGATCAGGATGGTATTGGCTTCCAAGCCCGCTTTACTTCGCCAACGGGACTAGGCTTGGACAGTTTAGGCAATCTATATGTTGCAAGCGGCAACGCGGTTCGAAAAATTAGTCCTGCTAGTGTCGTCACGACATTTGCGAGCGGCGTTAAGCGAAACAATGACGTGAGCTCTCCTCGGAACGAATCCGAATTCTCTCCCTTCGGATTGGTCGTGGATGCCTTGGACAATGTATACGTCTCGGATGGCAGTCGAATTCGCAAGATCACGCCTGCCGGGGTGATGAGCACATTGGCCGGCAACCTCAAGGATGGGCGTAATGACGGCACGGGGGAGTCGGCCTCGTTCTACAACCCGGAGGGCCTGGCAGTAGACGCTACCGGGAATGTCTATGTGGCAGATACCGCCAACCACTTGATCCGTAAGATAACCCCAGCGGGCGTGGTCACCACCCTGGCGGGCAGCGGCAGCGTGGGCAAGGAAGACGGCGTAGGTGTTGCGGCCAGTTTTCGAAATCCAAGCGGCCTGGTCGTGGACGCCGAGGGCAATCTCCTTGTTGCGGATCGTTTCAATAACGCAATCCGTAAAATCACCCCTTCTGGCGTGGTTAGCACCTTGGCAGGCATAAATGGCGGGCCTCAAAGCCGAGCGGGCGCAACCCCGAATTTTGTTGAGCCCATGAGCCTGACCATAGACAACGCCGGCAACATCTATGTACTTGATAATGGCGTGGGATATATCCAAAAAATCGCTACCAATGGGATGGTTACGGCATTATTTTCCAATACGACGATCCTGCTAACCGATCCCGTCACCGGCGCGCCAGATTGGTTTGAAAAACCTCGTCATTTAGTTGCGAATAGATACGGCGACCTCTTTGTGGCGGATACCCTGAAACATCGCATCCAACAGGTTGGCGCACAGTAA
- the hpnC gene encoding squalene synthase HpnC, which produces MSDTYAVDHYENFPVASLLLPPAMRRPIAIVYRFARTADDFADEGDHGPAERLALLDGYRAELDRLEAGLAPQSALFADLRDQVLVPHKVPVQLFRDLLDAFSQDVVKTRFADFGEVMHYCRRSANPVGRIVLHLAGQAGSKQLAWSDGICAALQLINFWQDVAVDWQKQRVYLPQDELARFGVTEAQIAAAQVDANWRALMAFQIDRTRRLLRAGSPLGTTLPGRLGLEIRLTVLGGDAILKKIEAADYDVFRRRPKLGALDWPMLLLRAIFPRAIRS; this is translated from the coding sequence ATGTCCGATACCTACGCCGTTGATCATTACGAGAACTTCCCGGTCGCCTCGCTATTGCTGCCGCCAGCGATGCGGCGCCCTATCGCCATCGTCTATCGCTTTGCCCGCACCGCCGACGATTTCGCCGACGAGGGCGACCATGGCCCTGCCGAGCGCCTCGCCCTGCTGGATGGCTACCGCGCCGAGCTGGACCGCCTGGAAGCCGGCCTGGCGCCGCAAAGCGCGCTATTCGCCGATCTGCGCGACCAGGTGCTGGTGCCGCATAAGGTTCCCGTGCAACTATTCCGCGACCTGCTCGATGCTTTCTCGCAGGATGTGGTCAAAACCCGCTTCGCCGACTTCGGCGAAGTCATGCATTACTGCCGCCGCTCGGCCAACCCGGTTGGCCGTATCGTGCTGCATCTGGCCGGGCAGGCAGGCAGCAAGCAACTCGCCTGGTCCGACGGCATCTGCGCGGCGCTGCAGCTGATCAACTTCTGGCAAGACGTCGCGGTGGATTGGCAAAAGCAACGGGTCTACCTGCCGCAAGACGAATTGGCGCGCTTCGGCGTCACCGAAGCCCAGATCGCGGCGGCGCAGGTGGATGCGAACTGGCGCGCCTTGATGGCCTTCCAGATCGACCGTACCCGCCGGCTGCTGCGGGCCGGCTCTCCCTTGGGTACCACCCTGCCCGGCCGGCTGGGACTGGAGATCCGTCTTACCGTGCTGGGCGGCGATGCCATTCTCAAGAAGATCGAAGCGGCCGACTACGATGTGTTCCGCCGGCGCCCAAAGCTGGGGGCCCTGGATTGGCCCATGTTGTTGTTGCGCGCGATTTTCCCGAGGGCGATTCGATCTTAG
- a CDS encoding VOC family protein, translating into MVSKNTICLWFDGTAEEAARFYAETFPDSTVDAVHRAPGDYPDGKQGDVLTVQFTVMGIPCLGLNGGPAFKHSEAFSFQVATDDQAETDRLWDAIIKSGGQASECGWCKDKWGLSWQITPRILTAAYTDPDRARAKRAFEAMMQMGKIDIAAIEAALRG; encoded by the coding sequence ATGGTCAGCAAAAACACCATTTGCCTGTGGTTCGACGGCACCGCCGAAGAAGCAGCCCGATTCTACGCCGAGACCTTCCCGGACAGTACGGTGGACGCTGTCCATCGCGCGCCGGGCGACTATCCAGATGGCAAGCAGGGCGACGTCCTGACGGTCCAATTCACGGTGATGGGCATCCCCTGTCTTGGCCTGAACGGCGGTCCGGCATTCAAACATAGCGAGGCGTTCTCCTTCCAGGTTGCGACCGACGATCAGGCCGAAACCGACCGCCTGTGGGATGCGATCATCAAAAGCGGTGGCCAGGCGAGCGAGTGCGGTTGGTGCAAGGACAAGTGGGGCTTATCGTGGCAGATCACCCCACGCATCCTCACCGCCGCGTACACCGACCCTGATCGTGCCAGGGCCAAGCGCGCCTTCGAGGCGATGATGCAGATGGGGAAAATCGACATCGCCGCGATCGAAGCCGCCCTGCGAGGTTGA